The Chryseobacterium sp. G0186 genome includes the window AAAATCAATTCATATTATTTTGTATAATTTGACAAAAAAGTATTTATATTTTCATAAATGACACAAAAAAACGCTCCAATTGGAGCGTTTTTATTGATACTGAAATTGATCAGATATTATTTTTTGATGAATTTCTCGGTAGTTTTACCAGCTTTTGTTTCAATATTGATGATGTAGCTTCCTGGGTTAAGGTTTCTTACATTTACCTTATCACCATTCAATTCTGCAGGAACTTTTCTTCCGCTAACATCATAAATTTCAATAGTGTTCACTTTTTCCTTAGACTTGATGTTAAGAACATCAGTTGCAGGGTTAGGGTAAACAGAAATAGCAGAAGCCGATGCTTTAGAAACTTCAGAAGTTCCCAATGTTCCTGTTGTAGTAACCTTAAAATCGTCAATTAATAGAGCAAACTGGTCATCTGATACACATTGTATAGCAAAATAAACTGCTTGCCCAGAATAAGCATCTAAATTAAAGGTATGCTGATTCCAAGCCACAACAGATGGGGTTACTATTGTAGTTGGATTAAGTTTTGTAAAGCTTGTAGTCTGTGTATCTGTTGTTGAAACATACACATTAAATTTCTCAGCTCCATACAATTCATTAATTGATTTAGCCCAAAAAGTCACATTATTTCCGCTAGATCCCAAAGTAAACTTAGGACTGATTAACCAGTCGTTATTTACTAAAGGAGCTGGACTAGACACATCAAAACAAGCCATCACCTTATTTCCTGTTCTTGCATTAAACTGAGTTGCTGTAGCAGCCGGAGCCGGTACAATACCTGCTTTGTTAAAAACTATAAAAGCCTTAGGGATTTGCTGATTTGGAAATGTTGCTTGATTAATAGTGTATGATTGCTTTCCATCAAGATCTCTCAATGTCCAACTTCCTACAGTTCCTGTTGTATAGGCAAAATCTGTGTAAGTTTCAAAGCTATCTTCAAAGATTGTCGTTTGAGCGTTTAAAGAGTAAACTCCTAAAAAGGCTCCCAATAGTAAAATTTTCTTCATGATAATTTATTTTTTAATTATTGTAAATATATACAATCACAACCATACAGCCAAATATTTAGATAAATTTTCATCAAAACAATAAAATAAATGTGTTATACAATACAATTAAAACAAAATACTACATACACAAAAACACCAATACAAGAAAAATACAGAAAAACAATATGTACAAAATAAATACAATTATTTATTAATATTAAAAATATACTATAAAATATTTAAAAAAATTAATTTAAATCATTCAGCATATCTCAGGTAGATATTGGGACAAATAATTTTCATATTTATAAACTAATTATTACATTGTCTAGTCCTGAAATAGCGATACACAAAAACAAAACGTTATGGAAGAGCAATTAAGGTCAGTGTACATCAAGCGTACACAGAAAGATTACAGTTTAAGTTTAAAACTTCAAATAGTAAAAGAAGTTGAATCTGGTGAATCGACCATTAGTACTTGTCGCAAGAAATATGGTATACAATCCCACGGGACTATTTTAAATTGGCTCAGAAAATATGGTAACTTTGATTGGGAAAACCAAAGACCTTATGCCATGGAAAAGACACCTGAACAACGTATTATGGAATTGGAAGCTGAAGTTAAGCTTCTTGAAAAACAGAAAGCCTTCTTGGAAAAACAGGCTTATATTGCTGATAAAAAAGCTATATTTTTTGATATGATGATTGATCTTGCAGAGAAAGAATATCGCATTGATATTCGAAAAAACTCACCACCCGAACAATCGATGACTTCCGCAGTAAGGAAAAAGAAACTTTGATTTTTACTTGTGGATTGTTAGGGTTAAATAGACAAATCTATTATAGAAGTATCAAGCGTACAGAAGTTTGTAGGAATAGGGCTTCAGAGGTTGTAGAACTGGTAGAGTGTGTTCGTATTAAAATGCCCCGATTAGGAGGCAGAAAACTATATTTTATTTTAAAAGAATCCCTAGGTTCTATCAAAGTAGGAAGAGATAAATTCTTTGACATCCTAAGAGCGAATCATTTATTGATTGTCCCCAGGAAAAATTACCATGTTACGACCAACTCCCATCATCGCTTCAGAAAGCATAAAAATTTGATTCTGGACTATCAGATCACAAAACCCAACCAGGTTTGGGTTGCTGATATTACTTACATAGGGGACAGAAAAAGCCCAAGCTATTTAAGCTTAATAACGGATGCTTATTCCAAGAAAATAGTGGGACATTTTGTAGCAGATAATTTAAATACAGAAAGTAGTCTTATCGCATTGAAAAGAGCTTTAAAGAAACACAAAGGTATGGTAGGCCCATTAATTCATCATTCTGATCGTGGCTTACAATACTGCTCGAATGAATATCAGAAAGTCTTGCAAAAACATCAATTAAAATGCAGCATGACACAAAACTCAGATCCTTATGAAAATGCAATAGCAGAGAGGATAAATGGTATTTTAAAGCATGAATTTAATATTGATAGACATCATATAAACAATGCGTTAAGAAGAAAATTAGTGGATGAATCCATTGAAACCTATAATAATCTACGTCCTCATTTTTCAAATTATTATCTAACCCCAAATCAAATGCATAAACAGACAAAAATTAAAATGAGAACTTATAAAAATAAAAACCAAAGCAAAAGAAAATTTGCTCTGGTTTAATTATTTATTTTTGTCCTATAATCTGTATCAGATTTTCAGGACTAGTCACATTCTCATAAAAAGAGGCTGTCCAAAAAGGTCAGCCTCTTTTTTATGTTTTCAGGCTGCGTTATATTTATGCGGCAAATTTATACTTTTGGTTTTCTATATACTCAGTGAAAGAATGTCTAGTTTTTTTACCTTTAAGCGTACGTAGCCAATTTTTACGGGTAAGTTTTCTGTTTTTCGCTAATTTTCTAAAATTATGCGCCAATGCCATTAATCCAAATTCAATATTTACTTTTTCAAGTCCTTTTAGAGTAAATCTTGAAAATTTATTATTGCTTTTTAGTTGTCCGAATACAGCTTCTACTTCTATAGGCCGTTTACTTCTGTGGTAATGTCCTTTTTCAGATATCAGCCTTTGCCTGGCTTTCATTCTGTGATGGTTCAGATTATAATTCACTTCGATTAACCGATTATCCTGGCTTTGATGGCAGCTTTCTCTAAGAGGACAACCCTGACAGCTGAAAGCCTGATAATAATGTACCTGAGATTCATATCCGTTACTGCTGATTCTTTTGCCTTTACCGATAAAGTTCATTTGCTGTCCAAAGGGACATACATAGAAGTTATTTTCTTTATTATAATACAAGTTCTGTACAGCAAACGCATTGTTCTTCTCACTGCGTTTCTGTTCTTTATGAAAATTATTATATTTTACATACCCCTCTATAGCTTTTTCTGCCATCATTTCGTAATTCTCTTCACTTCCATATCCGGCATCTGCTACTACCTCTTTACTTTGTTTGTGGTACTGATTTTCAAAACCGTTAAGATGATCCTTCAATGTAGTGGTATCTCCAGGAGTCTGATGAATGCTGTAATGTGTGATAAACTGGTTTTCAGTACTGATCTGTGCATTATAGGCTGGCTTAAGCTGTCCATTTTTCATATGGTCGTCTTTGAGCCGCATGAAGCAGGCATCGGGATCTGTCTTACTATAACTATTGCGGCCTGAGAGTATTTTTAACTGATCTTCATACTTCTGTAATCTGGGCAGGTCCTGATGCTGAAGCTTTTTGATAAGCTTCTTACCGGTTTTATTGTCCTGTGCCACATCGTGATTAAGCTCTGCTATTTTATCCTGAAGCTCTCTGCTGTCAATAGATTTTGGAAGGACCTTTTCATGGGATTCATAACGTTCTTCTTTGATTTGAGATTCAATTTCTTCAAGTACGGAATGAATTTGGGCTTCCAGTTTTAATTTATTCTTTTCTACAGATTTTTTCCATACAAAGCTGTATCGGTTGGCCGATGATTCTATTTTTGTCCCATCTATATATTGAACAGTTAAACTTACGTAACCCAAATGCTGCAAAACAACGGTAACATCTGCAAAAAGACGATGAATATGGTTTTTAAGCCGTTTGCTCCTAAAGTAATTGATGGTTCTGTAATCAGGCTTACTGTTGCCGGAAAGCCACATGAAATGAATATTTTCTCCAAGTGCCTTTTCTATTTTACGGCATGAATAAATATTGTTGAAATAGGCATAGAATAAAACTTTGATCATCATACGGGGGTGAAAGCTTGTCGTTCCACCGCCTTTATATTCACTCATTATATGATCGATATTTAAGCTATCCACTAATTCATTGATAAGACGTACAGGATGATCAGAACCGATCTTATCAAAAATATCTTCAGGAAATAAGCTGGGAGTATTGGAGGGTAAAGATTTAAAACGTACTTTCATATCAATGTTTGTTTGGCTGCACCTTAAAGATAAATCTTAAAGGACAAACAACAAAAAAATCCCCGAAACTTTTTAAGTGACGGGGATATTTTTTGAGACTTTTTAGACAGCCTCTTAAAGATGATAAATATTACTTTTTAATAAATTTTTCAGTAAAATTCCCTTTATCTGTTTCTACATTTAGCAAATATTCACCGGCAAGTAGACTCCTTACGTCTACCTTTCCATCATTTAATTTAACTTCCATTCTTTTTCCGGTAAGGTCATACACTGTAGCATATTTAATTTTACTTGACGAATTAATCTGTAAAAAATCTGTTACTGGATTAGGGTACAATATTATTTCTTTCGCATTAACAGCTGTTTCCTTAACGGCCATTACTGTTTCAGTATTTACCTTAATATGATCAATATAAGCCACTCCAAATGCATTATTGTGAACAAATCGCAGTTGATCAATATTAGAGGATGAATTTGCAGTTCCTGTATAAATCAAGACCTCATTAAGGTAATACCTGATATCCATAGCGGTTCCTACTACCATACATCTATACCATGTATCGGATGTCCAGACTCCAGAGGTAGAAATAAGATTCTGAATACCAGAAATAGTTTTTAAAACGTTTATGATTCCATTTTTATCAAAATCCAACCTTACAATATTCTGTTCTGTAACGCTGTTCACTCCCTGAAATCCAAACACAGAGCCATTAAGCTGGGAGATATTAATATCAAATGAAACCGAAAAATTGGTAGGTACAAGTGGTGTTGACAGGTTATAAAACCCACCAATAATAGGTTCTGGCTGAGTCCCATAGGTAGGTTCCCTAACGAGTTTCAGGGAGCTATTTCCATGAGTAGCATTGTCTGTGCAGATAATCTGATGGGTTACATTTTCAGGAGTTCCTCCTGTTGGAGTACTGATCCACGCCCCTTGTCCGTGGATATTTCCGTCTGTAAATCCCTCGTTATTCTCAAAGGAAGTCATTTGCTGGGCAAAAGAGAATGCCGCAAATAAGGAAAATGCGATTGAGTAGTATTTTTTCATATGATTACAAGTTTGGAATAAAAATATGAACTTTCCACATAAGGTGAAATATCTATTGATAAATAAATAGTAAATATTTTATTATCAATGAATTTAATTTTAAAATTCACTAAAAACCTTATTTAAATCGCAATATAGCCTTGAAAATAAACAAAAAAATAAGACATCTCTTTGCAGAAATGCCTTATTCTATATTATGTATACTCTAATTACTTTGAATAATTTTCAAAAAACAATGGAATACTTTCAATTCCTTTATAGAAATTAAATAATCCATAGTGCTCGTTCGGAGAGTGAATCGCATCTGAATCCAACCCAAAGCCCATCAATACTGATTTAGCGCCAAGAACCTTTTCAAACATGGATGTAATTGGAATACTTCCTCCACTTCTGTAAGGTAATACTTCTTTACCAAATGCAGTTTCCATGGCTTTCTTAGCTGCCAAGAATTCCTTGGTATCACTTTGCAATACATAAGGCATACCTCCGTGATGAGGAGTTACTTTAACCTTTACTGTATCTGGTGCAATTTTTTCAAAATACTTCGTGAACTTCTCGGTAATTTCCTCCGGAGTCTGGTAAGGAACCAAACGCATTGAAATTTTAGCAAAGGCCTTTGATGGAATAACTGTTTTAGCTCCTTCTCCGGTATATCCGCCCCAAATACCATTACAGTCTAACGTAGGTCGAATGGAAGCTCTTTCAAGGGTAGTATATCCTTTTTCACCTTCTATATTGCTTAATCCTATTGATTTTTTATATTCTTCAGGATTGTCTTTCAACTTATTCATTTCTGTTCTGTCTGAATCAGATACCACTTCTACATTGTCATAGAAACCATCAATGGTAATATGACCATCTTCATCAATCAGATTGGCAATCATTCTGGAAAGTACATGGATAGGGTTTGGAACTGCACCACCGTAAAGTCCTGAATGCAGGTCTCTATTAGGTCCTTCTACTTCTACTTCCACATAGCTTAATCCTCTTAATCCCGTTGTCACAGTAGGCTGTTCATTGCTATAAATATGAGTATCTGAAATCAGGATACAGTCGCAAGATAACTTTTCTTTATTTTCATTCACAAAGTCACCCAGGCTTACAGATCCTACTTCTTCTTCCCCTTCTAAGATAAACTTAACGTTGCAAGGAAGTGTATTGGTTCTCATCATCGCTTCAAATGCTTTAAGGTGCATAAAGAACTGCCCTTTATCATCTGCTGAACCTCTTGCAAAGATTGCTCCCTCAGGATGAAGTTCAGTTTTTTCAATATATGGTTCAAAAGGAGGTTTTCTCCATAATTCCAATGGATCTGCCGGCTGCACGTCATAATGTCCGTATACCAGTACCGTTGGCAGGGTTGAGTCAATAATTTTTTCTCCAAAAACAATAGGATATCCTTTTGTTTCGCATATTTCAACATTATCAGCTCCTGCATTTTTAAGGAATCCTGCGCATACATCTGCACACTTCAACACGTCATTTTTATAAGCAGGATCTGCAGAAATGGAAGGAATTCTCAATAACTCAAATAATTCATCTACGAAACGCTGTTTGTTTTCGTTAATATAATTTAATGTCTCTTGCATTGTAAAGATTTGTTTGGTTAAAATTAAAAAAAAAGCACTGTAGAGCCAAGCAAAAACAGAGGATTTTATAAACAAGCAGCTTACTTCCCTGTAATTAACCCATTAGCTATTTTTTTAATAAAAATGCCCTGTGTAGAAACAGGGCAATTGTATATTGTATACTTATAATTAGTGCTTAGCTTCCGGAGCTTTTTCTGTAGTTTCAGCAGGCTTTGCAGTAGCAGTACTATCTGTTTTTGGAGCCGCTGCTTCAGGTTTTGCAGACTCTTCTTTGTGTTCAGCAGTAGCAGCATGCCCGTGAGCTTCTCCTCCTCCCTGTACATCATCAGAATATCTTTCTACTCCTTCTTCCAATTTCAGAGTATTCTTATTTCCTCCTGCCGCTACTTTTTTACAGCTTACAGCTACCGTTGCAATCGCTAAACATATAATTAATTTTCTCATGCTTAAATTTTAGATTGCCCAAAATTAAGAAATCCTGCTTTTTTCGGCAACATTTTCATACTGATTTTAAAATTATTTTCCCTTTTTTGGATTGTGTAAAAATAAGGTAGTCATTTCCTCCATCCTTTAAGCTATATTTTTTCTTAATATCTTCCGGCTTCAAAGGATAGTTTTTTGAAATAATATTAAACTGACTTTTCTTTTTAACACTTTTAGAATCAATCACTTCCATTTCTAAAACACGTCCAGGAAAGTCTTCTTTTTTTTCAGCTGATGTATAAATATGAGTATTGGGGTGAAGTTTTTTTAACCCAATCTTTTCTGAAATTAAATTAAAGATTCCAGCCTTTAAAATGGAATTGTTGGGGATATAAATGAACTTTTCAGGTTCGGAATACTCAGATTTTGCATTTTCTTCTTCCCCAAAAGTAAAACTAAAAGCGGGTTCACCACTTTCAAGGTTCACGCAATGGCAAATAATTTCGGCTTTATTTTCTTTGGATAAAAAGAGAATGATTTCCTTTACATCATTTTTCAGGGCAATAATATCCATCCTAAAAATCTGGGGTAACACTGAAACAAGATACTTCAGATCAATTAATGGAGAGAGTTTAACAACAACCTGACCTGAAACAGAAAGTAATTTTTCCTTAATTTCAAGAATATTTGGCGAAAGGTCCTCCAAAAGGAAGACTTTATTTTTATTTTGATCTCTTCGGGCCGGATCCAGGTAAACCGTATCAAAATTCTCCTGATTTTCATTCAAAAAATCCTCCAGCTTTTGGTTGACAAATCTTGCTTTTCTTCCTAAAATATTCCAATTATGCCCTACAATCTTTAAAAGCTCTGTATTTTGCTCTATCAAGGTTATATCATCGAAATTTTGAGACAGGTAATAGGCATCAATCCCAAAACCACTTGTGAGATCAATAAACTTTTTACCTTTTAAAATTTCAGATTTATAAAGGGCGGTGTTCTCTGAGGACGACTGCTCAAGATTAAGCTGTGGCGGAAAAACAATACCCTCTTTCAGCAAGAAGGGAAATTTTCTCTCGGCAACCTGCTTTCCCTTGATCTGTTGTACAATTTCCTGCATAGAGAGCTCCGGAAACGGGGATTTTTTTAATAGCAACGAGTGCAAGTCTGTAGTCAGATTTGCATTGATATAGTCTTGAACTTCTTTATTTAGTAATTTATTTCCCACAACTTCTGTCAACATTTACATTCATTTGATTAAAATGCTTCGACTCCGCTCCGTATGACAGCGCTAATATTATATCTTAACAGTATCATACGGAGCGGAGCCGAAGTATTTCAGTAATTTTAAAGTGTTCTATTCAAACATTTCTGCCCAACGAACGGCTTTTATTTCTTTGGCATTGTAAAGGTCTTCAATAGACTTTTTAACGTCTAGTTTTGGATATAAGTTCACTCCGATCAGCTTAATTTTACCCTCTTCTATCCATTGTTGTTCCTGAACGGCATGTTCATAGATTTTTTTCTGAATAATCCCTTGCTTTAAAAGTTCAAGATATCCTCCTGCATCTTCAATTTCAACGAATAAAGCCCAAGATTTTTCTGCAATCTGCCGGGTAATATCTTCAACATAATAGCTTCCATTGGATGCATCCTCAAATACATTGATAATACTTTCGTAAGCCAGAACAATTTGTTGTTTGAAAGAAATTTCTTCGGAATTGTCTGTACTTTTTTCTACAAGATAATTATTTGTAAAAACGGCATCTGCCCCTGCAATCATAGCTGAAGCAAGCTCCAATGTAGAACGGATTAAGTTATTTTCATTATCGGAAACAGCCTTGTTTCTAAGGGAAGTTTCTGCAAATATGTATGGAACCTCATTCAATCCATATTCTTTGGATAATTGATTGAAAACGACCTTAAAGGCTCTCAATTTTGCCATTTCGAAGAAGTAATTACCTCCGACTGCTATTTTAAAAATAAGCTTATTTAAAATATCTGCTCCATAGGCTTCAACCAATTCCTTGGTTTTTGCCAAAGCAATACCTAATTGCTGATAGATCGCTGCTCCTGCATTCTGATGCAGTGAAATATCAACACAAATACTTCTTTTAAATTCTTTTGCCAATAATTCTTTTGCCAGCTGATCGTCTATTGTCCCATTCTTTTCATCAAAAATGTCAATAAGGGAGAAATATTGATCTTCTTCTTTAGGGCTGATATGTCCGGCAAGTTCTTTATTATTAACAAAGATTGTTTTTTCCTCCAGATTTTCTACGTTCTGATCCAGGATGAATGCAAATACTTCTTCTTCTAAACTTTCGTGGTATCTGGCTACCAAATGAGTGCTTTCTTCCACTCTTGGCAGGTTTACCAAAGGTTTCTGAACTTCTGTGTAAAAAGGCCTTACAACTATTCCCTCAAGGTTTTCCTTTTCCAGGATAGGATAAATATCCTCTGTTTTAAGTTGCTTTTTTACTAATTTTTCCCAGTTTGGAAGAATATCTGTATTTGACATTAGTTTTATTTAGTTGGGTGAATTGTCAATAGTCAATTTTGCTTTACAAGTACATTTCAGATTAAAAATCTGACGAGCATTATAAAATTAACTATTTACTATTGACGTTTTTGGATTACACTCTTTATTTTTTAGCGACTTTTGTACTGTCTACCACCAAAATGAAGATTTCTTCATTCGGCTTTTTCATAAAATAGTTTTCTCTTGCGTATTTTTCTTTTTCTGACTTGTTGTTCATCAGTTTTTTATAAAAAGCATCATTCTTTTCGTATTCTTTTTTGTAATACTCCAGTTGCTCTTCGTTCTTATGAATCTCACCATTCAGTTCGTTAATTACAAGAAATGAGGTTTTGTCAAAGAAAATCATCCATACCAAAAACAGACAGATCGTAATGGTATACTTATTCAGAATATAGGTCTGGATAAGTTTGAACGTTTCAGATTTCGGCTGAATGTCTTTGATAAGGTTATTTTCTTCCATTTTTTTAATGTTTTTTCAACGAGTTTTTAATAACAGTAGTTAAAAAGTCAATCGCTACGGAATTCTGCTTCATATTAGGGATAATAAGATCGGCATCATTTTTAGATGGCTCAATAAATTCCTGGTGCATTGGTTTTAAAGTAGTCTGATAACGGTGTAATACCTCGCTCAGATCTCTTCCTCTTTCCTGAGTATCTCTTCTGATCCTCCTGATTAGTCTTTCATCAGAATCTGCATGAACAAATACCTTCAAATCAAATTCTTTCAGTAATTCTTTGTTGGTCAAAACTAAAATTCCCTCTACCACCAATACATTCTTAGGTTCTACAGTGACATGATCTCCTGTTCTGGAATGCGTTACAAAGCTGTAAATGGGCTGTTCAATAGGCTCATTGTTCTTTAAAGCTTTAACGTGTTTTATTAATAATTCAAAATCTATCGATTTCGGATGGTCATAATTTAAAGCCTCTCTTTCTGTAAGGGTAAGACCTTGGTTATCATGATAATAATTATCCTGGGAAAGGATATTCATTCCTTCAATATCAAGCTGCTGAAGTATCTTGTCAACAACTGTAGTTTTGCCGGATCCTGTTCCACCAGCAATTCCTATTACAAGCATTATTTTTTTGTTTCTTTATAGTTGGTACAAATATACTATTTTAGATAAAATATGGCAATGTAAGAGTATTGAGAAATTGAAAGATTAAACAATTTAAGTAGTAAAAGATTTTCAGATGATCTCCTATTGTTTGTCATTTATGGTCATTACTGATCTTTCCTCTCCTGATTCAATAAAAAATCCGACCAATATATTGTCGGATTTTTATTTTATACGATTTCGCTTGTTAATTCGCGCGAAATTAATTTTTCATGCATAGGCTTTAAAATATCAATTGAGCCTGTTTTTACAGTGCATTTACCTTTATAGTGGACAAGCATCGTGCATTGTTCTGCTTGTTCCAATGTATGTTTGCATATTTCTATCAAACTGTCAATCACATAATCGAATGTATGAATATCATCGTTATGCAGTACAAGTTTGTAGACATCATCCGTATCATCCAGCACAAGGACTTCCTCCTCATATTGGCGTTTTGGATTTTCGTAATCTTTTATGGTATTATAAAAATTCATTCTAAGCTTTTTAAACTTCTCCAATTTTATCTGCTAAACTGTCAATAGAATTGGGTTCCTGATAGATCAATTCAACAAGCTCAACACTCTTATTGTTCATTTTCAATATTTTGAAATGATAATTATTAAGATCAAATTCCTGATTTTCCTCCGGAATTTCCTCTAACTCATAAAGAATAAAACCTGCTAATGAGTTGTATTCACTTTCTTCGGAAAGGGGTAATTTTTTAGGTAAAAATTCATTGATTTCATCCAAAGGCTGCGTCGCCTGTACCCAATAGGTATCTTCAGCTATTTTATCTACAATCTTTTCTTCGTCATCCTCTTCATCCTGAATTTCACCTACAAGCTCTTCAAGGATATCTTCCAGGGTGATAATTCCCTCTGTACCACCAAATTCATCAATAACAATGGCAAGGTGCTGTTTTTTCTGCTGGAAAGTTTTTAATAAGTCGGAAACTTTTTTGCTTTCAACCACGAAAAATGCATCACGCATAAGATCTTTAAGGTCTTGATGATCCAGGTTACCTTTTCTTTTCACGAATTCCCTGATAATTTCCTTGGTATAGAAAATTCCTATCACATTATCAATAGAGTCAAGATATACGGGAATACGTGAATATCCACTATCCATAATCTTATTGATAATATCGTTCACGTCCTCTTCAAAATCAATTGACGTAATATTCTGTCTCGGAACCATGATCTGTTTGGCAGAGTGATCTGTAAAATCAAATGCATTTTTAATGATCTCATAGTTCTCTTCTTCAATCTCTCCACTATCCGCACTTTGCTTTACCAAAAGCTGAAGCTCTTCTGTAGAGTGAATCTCC containing:
- the udk gene encoding uridine kinase; its protein translation is MLVIGIAGGTGSGKTTVVDKILQQLDIEGMNILSQDNYYHDNQGLTLTEREALNYDHPKSIDFELLIKHVKALKNNEPIEQPIYSFVTHSRTGDHVTVEPKNVLVVEGILVLTNKELLKEFDLKVFVHADSDERLIRRIRRDTQERGRDLSEVLHRYQTTLKPMHQEFIEPSKNDADLIIPNMKQNSVAIDFLTTVIKNSLKKH
- a CDS encoding ATP-dependent Clp protease adaptor ClpS, yielding MNFYNTIKDYENPKRQYEEEVLVLDDTDDVYKLVLHNDDIHTFDYVIDSLIEICKHTLEQAEQCTMLVHYKGKCTVKTGSIDILKPMHEKLISRELTSEIV
- a CDS encoding hemolysin family protein; its protein translation is MDSDIVRLLLALFLVLLNGFFVAAEFSIVKVRYSQIQIKAAEGDSMAKQAEHIIKHLDEYLSATQLGITLASLALGWVGESALHHIFENIFTSLSVDLTQTTITTISVATSFVLITVMHIVFGELIPKSIAIRKSEATTMATAVPLRVFYTVFKPFIWLMNLMSNGFLRLIKIHPASEQEIHSTEELQLLVKQSADSGEIEEENYEIIKNAFDFTDHSAKQIMVPRQNITSIDFEEDVNDIINKIMDSGYSRIPVYLDSIDNVIGIFYTKEIIREFVKRKGNLDHQDLKDLMRDAFFVVESKKVSDLLKTFQQKKQHLAIVIDEFGGTEGIITLEDILEELVGEIQDEEDDEEKIVDKIAEDTYWVQATQPLDEINEFLPKKLPLSEESEYNSLAGFILYELEEIPEENQEFDLNNYHFKILKMNNKSVELVELIYQEPNSIDSLADKIGEV